The Aedes aegypti strain LVP_AGWG chromosome 3, AaegL5.0 Primary Assembly, whole genome shotgun sequence genome contains a region encoding:
- the LOC110679201 gene encoding uncharacterized protein LOC110679201 has translation MSRNILIASVLVVVLCAFVVSGAPISKYDESTLDMVHEKRIVKLKRFNLRKIRSMVDQNSSMDKDEFEYSDENDEVDAFPLEQERFMEQPVKPSTPAASTTTERGVYTTEAIDDKCLYSLCGK, from the exons ATGTCACGAAATATTCTCATTGCCTCAGTGCTGGTGGTGGTTTTGTGCGCGTTTGTAGTCTCCGGGGCTCCAATAAGCAAATATGACGAGTCAACCTTGGATATGGTGCATGAGAAAAGAATTGTTAAACTCAAACGATTCAATTTAAG AAAAATACGCAGCATGGTTGACCAGAACAGCTCTATGGACAAAGATGAATTTGAATATTCAGATGAAAATGACGAGGTTGATGCATTTCCTCTAGAGCAGGAAAGGTTTATGG AACAACCGGTCAAACCTTCGACTCCTGCCGCATCGACCACAACGGAACGAGGAGTTTACACAACCGAAGCAATTGATGATAAATGTTTGTATTCGTTATGCggaaaataa